The Burkholderiales bacterium genome includes the window GCGCATGCGGTCGTTGCCATCCGGCTGCGCCAGTATCCACTTGATGGAATATGCACCGTAAACAATGGCCAGAAATGCACAAATCAGCACAGCGGTGAGCCAACCTGTCATGATTTCCCCCTGAAGTAAAAAACTGACGAAAAAGCTTGCTAGTATGCCATAAAGCCAAGCCCCGCCGCCTGCCGCTAAGCAGGCTAAATCTTGAATTCGCCGGGCAGTTTTTTCGGTACCGCCGCGTTCTTGAGTTTCACGTAATCCGGCAGCCCGTTTTTGTAGGGCGGGTAATCTTCGCCCTTGATCAGCGGCTCGAGATAAGCGCGGCATTTTTTGGTGATGTGGAAGCCGTCTTCGGTAATGAAGTCGCGCGGCATCATTTTTTCCCGGTTCGCCACGTCTTCGAGCCTGGCGATGCCAATCGTCCATTGGTAGGGCTTGCCGGACTTGCGCACGATGGTGGGCATCACCGAGTTGTGGCCTTTGAGCGCGAGCTCCACTGCCGCCTTGCCTACCGCATAAGCCTGCTCGACGTCGGTTTTGGAAGCGATATGGCGCGCCGCGCGCTGCAGATAATCCGCCACCGCCCAGTGGTATTTGTAACCCAGTTTTTCCTTGACCAGATTGGCGATGACCGGCGCTACTCCGCCCAGTTGCGCGTGGCCGAAAGCGTCGCGCAGTCCCGATTCTGAAAGAAACTTGCCTTCGGCGTTTTTAAGCCCCTCAGAAACGCCAATGGCGCAGTAGCCGTTTTGCTCCACCGATTGTTTCACCCTGGCGAGGAATTTTTCTTCATTGAAAGTGATTTCTGGAAAAAGCAGAATCTGCGGCGCATCGCCTTCCTTTTCCGCCGCCAGCCCGCATGCTGCGGTAATCCAGCCGGCGTGCCTGCCCATCACTTCCAGCACGAACGCCTTGGTCGAGGTCTTGGCCATCGAGGCGACGTCGAAACCCGCTTCGCGGATGCTGGTGGCCACGTATTTCGCGACCGACCCGAATCCCGGGCAGCAGTCGGTAATCGGCAAATCGTTGTCCACGGTTTTCGGCACGTGTACCGCGACAATGGGATAGCCCAGTTTTTCCGAAAGCTGCGAGACTTTGAGGCAGGTGTCCGCCGAATCGCCGCCGCCGTTGTAGAAGAAATAACCGATGTTGTGCGCCTTGAACACTTCTATCAAGCGCTCGTATTGCACGCGGTTCTGCTCCAGGCTCTTGAGTTTGTAACGGCAGGAGCCGAATGCGCCTGAAGGCGTGTGCCGCAATGCGCGGATCGCCGCGGTAGACTCCTTGCTGGTGTCGATCAGGTCCTCGGTGAGTGCGCCGATGATGCCGTTCCTGCCGGCGTAGACCTTGCCGATTTTGGTGCGGTATTTGCGCGCAGTTTCAATCAGGCCGCAGGCGGAAGCGTTAATGACGGCGGTGACCCCGCCGGATTGGGCGTAAAAAGCGTTTTTCGGTTTCATTCGTAAATGCCTTTAACCGCAGAGGTCGCAGAGGAATTCAAAATCTTACACAAATTGTTAAGCACGCTCATTACACAAATATGTCCCACGGAAACTAAATTTTTGCTTAGTAGGTTTTCCTCAGCGTCCTTCGCGTTCTCCGCGGCAAAATTTTATTTCAATGCTGCGAAAATCTTGTCGCGGACGGCTTCCACCTTGCCCATGCCGTTGACTTTCATGTACTTGGGCGCACGCTTGTCGCCCTGCGCCGCCCATTTGGAATAGTAGCCAATCAACTGTTCGGTTTGCGAATGATAGACGGCGAGGCGTTTTTCCACGGTTTTTTCCTTGTCATCCCGGCGCTGCACCAGCTCTTCGCCGGTGGCGTCGTCCTTGCCCGCGGCTTTGGGCGGATTAAATAAGACATGGTAAACGCGTCTCGAAGCAATGTGCACGCGGCGCCCGCTCAAGCGGCGGACGATTTCCTCGTCGGGCACGTCGATTTCCACCACGTAATCCAGCTCGACTCCGGCCTGCTTCATCGCTTCGGCCTGAGGAATGGTGCGGGGGAAGCCGTCGAACAGGAAGCCCTTGGCGCAATCGGGCTGCTTGATGCGGTCTTTCACCAGGCCGATGATGACCTCGTCCGGCACCAGCCCCCCTGAATCCATATATTTTTTCGCTTCCAGGCCCAGCTTGGTTCCGGCCTTGACCGCGGCGCGCAGCATGTCGCCGGTGGAAATCTGGGGGATGCCGTATTTCTGCGCGATATAGGTGGCCTGGGTGCCTTTGCCCGCGCCGGGCGCACCCAACAAAATGAGTCTCATGATTTCCAGGCCCCTCGGTTGATTTTTTCCGATTTTACTGGAATCGGCGCGGACGGGGGCGTCATTTGCGCGCCAGCAGCGCGCGTACCCGCTCCAGGTCTTGGGGTGTGTCCACGCCGGCCTCCGTGGCGTGCGCGGTGACGCTTGCCACGATACGATAGCCATGCCACAGCACGCGCAATTGCTCCAGCGCCTCGAATTGCTCCAGCGGCGAAGGCTCGAGTGCGACGTAGGTTTTGAGAAAGCCGGCGCGGTACGCATAGATGCCGACATGACGGTACGCCGGCAAACTTTGCGGCCATTCGTTTTTGGCGAATTCGTCGCGCGCATAAGGAATGGGCGCGCGCGAGAAATAAAGCGCATAGCCCCGGTTATCCAGCGCGACCTTGACCACGTTGGGATTGAACATTTCTCCGCGATTGTGAAGCGGGGTGCAAGCGGTTGCGACCTGGGCTTCGGGATGGTCGTGCAGCTCGCGCGCCACTTCGCGAATCAGCTGGGGGGCAATCAGCGGCTCATCGCCCTGCACATTGACGATGATCGCA containing:
- the adk gene encoding adenylate kinase, whose product is MRLILLGAPGAGKGTQATYIAQKYGIPQISTGDMLRAAVKAGTKLGLEAKKYMDSGGLVPDEVIIGLVKDRIKQPDCAKGFLFDGFPRTIPQAEAMKQAGVELDYVVEIDVPDEEIVRRLSGRRVHIASRRVYHVLFNPPKAAGKDDATGEELVQRRDDKEKTVEKRLAVYHSQTEQLIGYYSKWAAQGDKRAPKYMKVNGMGKVEAVRDKIFAALK
- a CDS encoding 6-phosphofructokinase, with amino-acid sequence MKPKNAFYAQSGGVTAVINASACGLIETARKYRTKIGKVYAGRNGIIGALTEDLIDTSKESTAAIRALRHTPSGAFGSCRYKLKSLEQNRVQYERLIEVFKAHNIGYFFYNGGGDSADTCLKVSQLSEKLGYPIVAVHVPKTVDNDLPITDCCPGFGSVAKYVATSIREAGFDVASMAKTSTKAFVLEVMGRHAGWITAACGLAAEKEGDAPQILLFPEITFNEEKFLARVKQSVEQNGYCAIGVSEGLKNAEGKFLSESGLRDAFGHAQLGGVAPVIANLVKEKLGYKYHWAVADYLQRAARHIASKTDVEQAYAVGKAAVELALKGHNSVMPTIVRKSGKPYQWTIGIARLEDVANREKMMPRDFITEDGFHITKKCRAYLEPLIKGEDYPPYKNGLPDYVKLKNAAVPKKLPGEFKI
- the kdsB gene encoding 3-deoxy-manno-octulosonate cytidylyltransferase, whose translation is MPSFVVIIPARLNSIRLPGKPLLDIAGKPMIVHVAEKAAASGAASVWIATDHQQVAEAVQHSGFNACLTRADHASGTERIAEVARQKAFADDAIIVNVQGDEPLIAPQLIREVARELHDHPEAQVATACTPLHNRGEMFNPNVVKVALDNRGYALYFSRAPIPYARDEFAKNEWPQSLPAYRHVGIYAYRAGFLKTYVALEPSPLEQFEALEQLRVLWHGYRIVASVTAHATEAGVDTPQDLERVRALLARK